The genome window CACAAAAACTTCCGGCACCGGTCTGGGGCTGGCAATCTCCCAGCGAATTGTCCACGCGTATGGAGGTCACATCATAGCACAAAACGTACCGAGCGGTGTCCGGTTTACCGTGGCGCTGCCTGGAAGATGGGAGGAGGCAGACAGATGAAAAGACGTATTCTGTTGGTCGACGATGAGGCAAACGTGAGAAAAGCGCTCTCCACAAGCTTGCGGAAGGCAGGGTACGAAACGAAGGAAGCAGCGAGCGGGGAAGAAGCATTGGCACAGCTGGAAGAATACCAGCCACAGGTCATGCTGCTGGACCTGCGGATGCCCCAGCTCGACGGCATGGAGACGCTTCGCCGATTGAAGCAGAGAAAGGGTCCGGCTCCCAGCGTCGTCATGATGACTGCCTACGGATCCGCGAACGATGTGATGGAAGCGATGCGCTTGGGTGCCTTTGATTACGTGCAAAAGCCGTTTGACCTCACGCAGGTGAAGCAGGTGGTCGCCAAAGCCATGCAACAGCCCGACTCAGGAGAAGAGGATGGAAGCATGCACCCGTCACCAGAGGAAAAGACCGATCGCCCGGGGTTTCTGGTGGGATTGAGCCCCGCCATGCAGGAAGTGTACAAGCTGGTAGGCAAAGTCAGCATGTCCAGAGCGACCGTATTGATTCAAGGGGAAAGCGGGACAGGCAAGGAGCTGATTGCGCGAGCGATTCACACGAATAGTCCGCGAGCAGAGCAGCCTTTGATCCCCGTCAATTGCGGAGCGATTCCGGAGAAACTTTTGGAGAGCGAGCTGTTCGGGTACGAGAAGGGGGCTTTTACTGGAGCAGTCGCACGCAAGCAAGGTCTGTTTGAAGCGGCAGACGGAGGTACCTTGTTCCTCGATGAAGTGGGGGAGCTGACGCCTTCGCTGCAAGTAAAGCTGCTGCGTGTCTTGCAGGAGAGAACGATTGTCAGGCTGGGAGGAGTAGATCCCATACCGGTGGATGTTCGCATCATCGCAGCCACCAACCGCGATCTGCGGGAGCGGATCCGGCAGGAGCTGTTTCGCGAGGATCTGTACTATCGTCTCAACGTCGTTCCGATCCAGATGCCGCCGCTGCGGGAGAGAAAAGAGGATATCCCGCTGTTGATTCGCCACTTCCTCGCCAAGTACGGGCGCGAGACGGGAAAGGAGGGCTGCTACCTGTCCCCTGCTTCTGTAGAAATCCTGCATGCCTATGACTGGCCAGGGAATGTGAGGCAACTGGAAAATACGATCGAACGGGCAGTTGTCTTAGCCAGCGGCCCTGCCATTCTTCCCGAGCACGTTCAGGCGTTTCTGGAGGAGCTGCAAGCAGAGCCAGAGGCAGAAAAGAGCGGCATCCGCTTTGAGGATCGTCCCATGAAAGACATCATTCAGGAAGTGGAAAAGGAGGCGATCACCCGGGCATTGCAGCGGGAAAAGGGAAACCGGCTGCGGACTGCCAAACGGCTGGGCATCTCTCGCAGTGCACTGCTGTACAAAATGGACATGTACGAGATCGATGTGTCTGAAGAATAAGCAAAGTGTGTAAAAAGTAGGCAAAGGGTTTACTTTTTACACACTTTTTTTGTTTCCTAATTGGGCTAAACACCAGAAGAAAGCCATTTTGCCACGAAAAAAACAGTTGGCATGATTCTTGAATTAGAAGGAAGTGATGGAAAGCAAAGCATCGTAAGGAGGACTTTCATGAAAGCGTTGTCACGTTTTTTCTCGACTCTGGTTCAGAAGTACTTGCCAGATCCGTTTGTTTTCGCCCTCATTCTCACCATCATTTTGTTTGCAAGCGGCCTTATCTTTACGGATCATGGTCCCATCGAGATGGTTCAATTCTGGGGAAGTGGCTTCTGGAACCTGCTCGCCTTTGCCATGCAAATGGCTCTCGTCCTGGTAACCGGTCACGCGCTGGCCAGTTCGCCGCTCGTCAGCAGAAGTCTGACACGACTGGCAGGCATCGCTAAAACACCCGTGCAAGGGGTGATTCTCGTCACGCTTGGCTCTGCCATTGCCTGTCTGATCAACTGGGGCTTCGGCTTGATCGTAGGCGCGCTGTTTGCCAAAGAAGTGGCGAAACGAGTTCCTGGTTCTGATTATCGCTTTTTGATCGCTTGTGCGTACATCGGCTTTTTGACTTGGCATGGAGGACTCTCCGGCTCGGTTCCGTTGACGGCTGCGACGCCAGGCAATCCAATGGAAAAATCAGCTGGACTGATCCCGCTGACGGATACGATCTTTACGGGCTACAATCTGTTCATCACGATCGCCCTCTTGATCGCATTGCCGATCATGACCCGACTGATGATGCCGACAGGGAAAGAAGTCGTGGAGATCGATCCGCACCTGTTCGCAAAAGAAGAAGTGGCTGCAACAGCAGAAGTTTCTGCCCCATCGGAAAGAACGTTTGCCACCATCATGGAGAACAGCCGGATTTTGACTGTTATCATTTGCGCGTTGGGCTTCTCGTACCTGATCTATTACTTTGCAAACAAAGGGTTTAAAGTAGACATTAATACGGTCAATCTGCTCTTCTTCATTACAGGATTGCTTCTGCATGGAACACCGCTTTCCTACATGAAGGCTGTTGGCAACGCGGCGAAAGGGACAGCGGGCATTTTGATTCAATTCCCGTTTTATGCAGGAATCCAGGGCATGATGGAACAATCTGGGCTTGGTGGAATGATGACGAATGCCTTCATCTCCATCTCCACACCGGAGACTTTCCCGTTCCTCGCGTTTCTGAGCTCCGGCTTCGTCAACTTCTTCGTCCCATCCGGGGGCGGACACTGGGTGGTCCAAGGGCCATTCATCATGCCAGCGGCCCAGCAGCTCGGCGTGGACTCCGGCATTGCCGCCATGGCTATCGCCTATGGAGAAGCATGGATGAACATGGCACAGCCGTTTTGGGCTTTGCCTGCGCTGGCCATCGCAGGGCTCGGCGTGCGGGACATCATGGGCTACTGCGTCACCACGCTGCTAGTCTCCGGCATCATCTTCGCCGTCGGATTGTCTTTTTTCTAGAAATCATCCAGCAACAGCCATTGAGCCAGTGAATGTTTTGTGATAAAGTATAGGGAATCAAAACAAAGACACCTACTATCATACCCAAAGTTTTCTAGGGTTCCGCGGATGCAATAGAGCACCGGTCTGGTCCGAGAGAAAACACACGGCTTGGCCGTGTACACGGAGGGATAAAAGCCCGGGAGAATATCGAATGGTATTCGACCGCGGCTTTTTTTGCGTGGAAAAAAAGCCGCTGCCCGATTCGATGATCCAAACGAGTAGGGGAATGATACGGGTAAAGAGAGGAGAGCATGTCGCTATGGGAAAAAATTGGCTTCTTGTCGTCATCGCTGGTATGTTTGAGGTGGGTTGGGTAGCCGGGCTCAAGCATGCAGACAGCATCTTGACGTGGGCCTTTACCGTTATCGCTCTGGTGGTCAGCTTTGCTGTCCTGATCTATTCTGGGAAGAAATTGCCGACCAGTACGGTCTATGCCGTGTTCGTGGGATTGGGGACGGCTGGTACGGTCATCAGTGAGATGGTCTTTTTCGGCGAGCCGTTCAGCTGGGCAAAGATCGGGCTGATTGCACTCCTGCTGATCGGCATTATCGGCTTGAAACTGGTGACGCATGATCACGAAGATCATCCAAGAAAGGAAGGGGAAGCAGCATGACATGGGTAGCCTTGATTTTGGCAGGGTGTTTTGAGGTGGTAGGAGTCATGGGGATTACCATGGTCAACCAAAAACCATCGCTTCGCTCCTATCTGGTGCTCATCGGTGGCTTTGCACTGAGCTTTATCCTGTTGACCTTTGCGATGAAAGAAATCGCGATGGGAACGGCCTATGCCGTATGGACTGGGATCGGGACCGTAGGCAGTGCCCTGGTGGGGATGCTGGTGTACGGGGAGCCCAGGGACAAGGTGCGCATCACCTGCATTGCCCTTGTCATCGTGTCGGTAGCCGGACTGAAATTGATCGCATAAGAATAGGAACATCGAGGAGACAGTCGTTTTTTGCACTGTCTCTTTTTCAATTATTTTCCTTTTGTGTAAAAAGCACCATCCGCAACCGCACAGGGAATAGTATAATGAAACGTGCATAATCAGAACTTGATCTGTCATGAGGAGGATACATAAAAGGATGGGCTCTCTTTGGGCAACGTTAAAAAAGGGTAACATGTCTTCGGCTACCGCAGCCTTGGGCAATACGGGGCTCGCGATCGTCAAAGGATTGGCAGCAGCTTACAGCGGCAGTGGGGCCATGTTTGCCTCAGCGATGCACTCCGTTGCAGATGCTGTCAATCAAGGCTTTGTTTTCGTGGGCAGTGTTTTGGCCGAGAAAAAGCCGACACCGCGGTTTCCCACCGGTTTTGGCCGCGTCATCAATCTCTTTTGCATGATCGCAGTCATCGTCGTCACCGTGATGGCATATGAGACGATCATGGAAGGGATACACCTCATCAAGGAGCCGGCTCACGCGAGTCATTTCTGGATCAACTTTTGGATTTTGTTTCTGGCGATCGTCGTCGACGGCTATGTCTTAATCAAAGCGATGAAGGAGATTGTCCATGAGACGCGGGTCGACGCCAAAGGATGGGCGATCGTTCCGGCTGCTTTCCGCAATGTCGGACGTGCGGCACCTCCGACACGCCTGGTGTTTTACGAGGATATTGTAGCGACGTCGGGAGCACTGCTGGCTTTGATTGCGGTTGTTGTGACCCAATTTTCCACCTTTGCCCTGCTGGATGGAATCGCTACGATGCTGATCGGCGTGCTGATGATCGGTGTAGCGTTCAAGGTAGGCTACGATAACATGGTCGGCCTGATCGGTGTGGCAGCCCCCAAAGAAATCGAGGATCGCGTCGCCAAGATCATTTTCGCCGATCCGGATGTGACCGATATCAATCGTCTGCGGATTGTTCAGGAAGGCCGTTTTTACCATGTCGAGTGCTACGTGGAGCTGCGGCCAGGGATGACGCTTGCTGTGGCTGACGATATCAAGTACCGGATACGCGACAGTGTGCTGACAGACCCGGACATAAGCGACGTGACGATGGGAATTCTCGAAGACAACGGCATTCGCGATTGGGAGCCGACCCAAGCAATCGAGGGAACCTGATAAAAAGCGCCCCACTCCGAAGCCATGGCGGCTGGAATGGGGCGCTGCTGTTTATTCAGATAGGGATCAGGAAACGGTCTGCAGCTCTTCGGCAGCCACTTCTTCTGCCTGTGGCAGCTCCGTGATCAAGACGCGCGTCACGCGGTGATTGTCCATCTGTTTGACGGTGAACAAGTGATTCTCCCACTCGACAGAAGCTCCGACGGCGATTTCTTCTTCCAACTGGCTGTACAACCAGCCGCCAATCGTGTCCACATCCTCGGATTCGAGCTCGAACGGGATATGGTCATTCAGGTCGGCGAGGGTGAGCATGCCGGAGACAGAGAGGCCGTTCTCGGCTTTTTCGATCTCAGGTCGTTCTTCGTCAAATTCGTCCTGAATATCGCCGACGATTTCCTCCAGGATGTCTTCCATCGTCACCAGACCGGCAGTACCGCCATACTCGTCGATGACGATTGCCAGCTGCGAACGCTTTTTCTGCATGAGGCGCAATACCGTACTGATCTCCATGGTTTCCGGAACAGTCAGTACCGGACGGAGCAGCTCAGCCAATTCGACTCGGCCGTCTTGCAGGGCGGACAGGTAGAAATCGGTAGCGTGGACAAAACCGATGATATTGTCTTTGTCCTCATCCGCTACAGGGAAGCGAGTGTGCTTTTGAGTGCGGATGATCTCCAGATTCTCTTCAAACGTGTTCGAGGTATATAAGCAAACCATGTCGATGCGCGGGATCATTGTCTCCCGTGCCAAGGTTTCGGAGAAGTCAAAAACGTGTTCCACCAGCGACAGCTCGGTTTGGTCGATATGGCCGCTTTGATGGCTTTGGTTTACGAGAATGCGAATTTCTTCTTCCGTATGCGCGGCTTCATGTTCGGACACGGGTTCCATACCCAGTCGCTTCATGAGCGCGTTGGCCGTCCCGTTCAAGAACCAGATAGCCGGATAAAGCAATTTGTAGAAGAACATTAATGGCGCAGCAACCCACAGCGAAGTCGCTTCCGCTTTCTGAATCGCCATTGACTTTGGTGCCAGCTCACCCAGTACGATGTGCAAGAACGTGATGATCGCAAATGCTACACCGAACGAGATGGCAGAGATCGCGTAATCAGGAAGTCCTGTCGAGCCAAGCAAAGGTTCCACAATCATGTGAGCGATGGCCGGTTCCCCGACCCAACCGAGACCCAGTGAGGCAAGCGTAATACCTACCTGGCAGGCGGACAAGTATCCGTCCAGCTTTTGGGTAACCTTTTGGGCGTAGGTAGCTCGTTTGTTTCCTTCATTGACTAACTGCGTCAGGCGCGTTTGCCGCACCTTAACGAGAGCAAACTCTGCGGCTACGAAAAAGCCGTTCAGAAAGACTAGAAAAATGACAAGCAGTAGGTTGAGCACTATCGGAACGCTATCCAAGCAAATAGTCATCCTCTCTGGAATTTTGTGAAAGTACACTTTCTATTTTACAAATTAATCGATGACCCGACAAAGCCGATAAACCTCCGTACTGGGCGCTGGGGACCTGTTGACTCACAAGAGCGACGGTCAGATAACCGTATCGCACGTTTTTGCGCTCAGAGAAGGTCATAGATAGTCAAACGTCCGGTTGCAATAACCGGACGTTTTTGTACATGTATGCGACTTTAGCGCCCCAGCAAATGCTGACCGTATACGAAGAATCCGGACAGGACGGCTGCGAGAGCGAGATAGGCAATCAAGACTTTCCATTTGGTAGAAGCAGGAGCGGTGTAGTACGTGGTCAGCCGGTGCATCTGTTCGTCGACCTCCCCCAGTCGCTGAACAGCTTTGTGTTCGGCTTCCTGCAAGGCAGCGGAAGGAGCTGGTTGGAAGGGGTCTCCGTCAATAAACATGACGGGCTCGCGCTCCCATTGCTTGAACAGCTCCCATTTTCGGTACAGATATACCTTATCTAACCGCAGCTGATCGCGCTTGAAACGTTTTTCATCCTGCAAAAAAGGAATAAGGAAGCCTTTTGGCGGTTCTTTCTTTTCCAGGAAGTCGATTTCCTGGCCGAGCTCCACGCGTTTGTTCCAGGACGATTCGAGGTGCGGCCATTGCTCAATTTCATTCAGGAAGCCATTCAGGTGCTCCCTTTCGTAATGGAGGACTTGATGCAGGTAGCCTTCACGCAATCGGCTCCACCAGGTAATCAGCCCGATGATGAAGATGAAGACCATCAACGGTCCGGGATTCGCAAACAGCATCACGCCCAGGCCGACCAGTCCGATGAACCAGATCTTGGTGGAGAGGACGGAGACAATGCGTCCGCCATCCAGAGGCGATATCGGCATGAGATTAAACAGGTTGAGCAAGGCGCCGAGATAAATCACCAGGGCCCAGTACGGATCGTGTGTCCACCAATAGAGGGGCAGAGCAGGCAAAAAGGCAATCATTCCGGCAAGCGGACCGCCATAGGCGAGATACGCCTCTGTGCTGGCATCACGGGGAGTATCCTTCATGGAGATAAACGCGCCAGCAAACGGAATAAAGACCGCTGGGGACGTGGCGATCCCTTTTCGTTTGGCAGCGATCACATGCCCCATTTCATGAACAAAAATGAGATAGACCAGTGCAACAGCAAATTTCCATCCGTAAAAAACAGCATAAGCCCACAAGCTGATGATCATGGACAGCAGGGTTGTGCCGAATTTGGAAAACTTCAGAATTCCAAGCAGCCATTTTAAATTGGTCAATAAAAAGGCACCGATGGCCAAGAGGACCGAACGGCTTTTTTTCATCAGTGTGTTCCTCCCATACGTCATCGCAGTCACTGATGTATACGATTATCTCGCGGAATAGTTTCTTTGGTGAGTTCGCGTCGAGGTCAGAAGCTAGTCTTCCAAGCGAGGATTGGAAAAGGAAAAGCCGTATTCGCCATACGAGGGGTTATAGCTGAGCTTGCCTCCGTCGAAGTACCAAAAATCGGTCGAGCGGATGACAAATCGCAATCCCTCCACTTCAAAAACGGCATCGTCCTGCATGACTTCATCTTTTTCAATGGCATAAAACATGCCCCCAGTTCCAGGGCCACTCGTTCGAACGTACAGACGCAAAACGTCACCTGGCTGAAATTCGGCGTAGCGCCTATAGGCGAGAGCGAATGCCGGCTCGATAGTAAGTGTGATACTCATGGGTATGCTCCTCTCATCTCGTTATCGCCCATTGTATCACAAACGAATAACCCATCCGGCAATGGGACTGCACGGGATGGGTTATTTCCATAGGAAGGACAGGTCAGTCTTTGCCCTTGCTCACGTCGAGTGTCGGGTGCATGAAACGGGCTCTGTTTGGCGGCTTGTCCTCCAGCAGCTCTCTATTTTCAATCGTGTTCCAGCCAATATCGTTGGTAGGATGTACCCACTGATCCCCAGCCATGATGTTGGGATCCGTTTCGGTGCTCCAGTTGTTGAGGGGAGACTCCTGCGAATCGTACAAACTGTCCCCGATCACGACGCCAAATTCGTTGACGAACGGCTTTTGGATCGAGCGGCTCGAGTTTTTGAAATCAGGGGCGCTGATTTGATGCGGCAGCGTACCGTCGATGGCGATATTTTCGGTTTCTTTGGATTCCCGCTTGTCTTTGTCCATCAGTAGGACCTCCTTTGGGGGAAGGCTTCTTTCAATAAGATGCATCAAGGGCAATCCCCTTATACCTGAGAGCCCAGCCCAAATGCGGTTCTTCGGCATACGTTATAAAAAGGGGGAGATCCGATGCTCACCAGTGTCGTCATTCCAATCAGAGACGCAGCTGATCAGCTCCTGTACACCTTGTTTAGCCTGAATCTGCAATTCACGGCATTTGAAGAATTCGAAGTGATTGTGCTCGACAATGCTTCCTGCGACGGGGTAGCGGAGCGAGTCGAGCGCTTTGACGCCCACTATCCGGTGCGAGTCATCCGATTTCGCAGAAGAATGCCGTACTACCACTTGATCAATGCCGGGATCGCCCGTGCTAGCGGAGATCTGGTCATCCTGCTGTCCTGCAACATGATGGTTCCACGCGAGTTTATCGGTGTACATCGGCATGC of Brevibacillus choshinensis contains these proteins:
- a CDS encoding sigma-54-dependent transcriptional regulator, producing MKRRILLVDDEANVRKALSTSLRKAGYETKEAASGEEALAQLEEYQPQVMLLDLRMPQLDGMETLRRLKQRKGPAPSVVMMTAYGSANDVMEAMRLGAFDYVQKPFDLTQVKQVVAKAMQQPDSGEEDGSMHPSPEEKTDRPGFLVGLSPAMQEVYKLVGKVSMSRATVLIQGESGTGKELIARAIHTNSPRAEQPLIPVNCGAIPEKLLESELFGYEKGAFTGAVARKQGLFEAADGGTLFLDEVGELTPSLQVKLLRVLQERTIVRLGGVDPIPVDVRIIAATNRDLRERIRQELFREDLYYRLNVVPIQMPPLRERKEDIPLLIRHFLAKYGRETGKEGCYLSPASVEILHAYDWPGNVRQLENTIERAVVLASGPAILPEHVQAFLEELQAEPEAEKSGIRFEDRPMKDIIQEVEKEAITRALQREKGNRLRTAKRLGISRSALLYKMDMYEIDVSEE
- a CDS encoding TIGR00366 family protein encodes the protein MKALSRFFSTLVQKYLPDPFVFALILTIILFASGLIFTDHGPIEMVQFWGSGFWNLLAFAMQMALVLVTGHALASSPLVSRSLTRLAGIAKTPVQGVILVTLGSAIACLINWGFGLIVGALFAKEVAKRVPGSDYRFLIACAYIGFLTWHGGLSGSVPLTAATPGNPMEKSAGLIPLTDTIFTGYNLFITIALLIALPIMTRLMMPTGKEVVEIDPHLFAKEEVAATAEVSAPSERTFATIMENSRILTVIICALGFSYLIYYFANKGFKVDINTVNLLFFITGLLLHGTPLSYMKAVGNAAKGTAGILIQFPFYAGIQGMMEQSGLGGMMTNAFISISTPETFPFLAFLSSGFVNFFVPSGGGHWVVQGPFIMPAAQQLGVDSGIAAMAIAYGEAWMNMAQPFWALPALAIAGLGVRDIMGYCVTTLLVSGIIFAVGLSFF
- a CDS encoding DMT family transporter, which produces MGKNWLLVVIAGMFEVGWVAGLKHADSILTWAFTVIALVVSFAVLIYSGKKLPTSTVYAVFVGLGTAGTVISEMVFFGEPFSWAKIGLIALLLIGIIGLKLVTHDHEDHPRKEGEAA
- a CDS encoding DMT family transporter: MTWVALILAGCFEVVGVMGITMVNQKPSLRSYLVLIGGFALSFILLTFAMKEIAMGTAYAVWTGIGTVGSALVGMLVYGEPRDKVRITCIALVIVSVAGLKLIA
- a CDS encoding cation diffusion facilitator family transporter codes for the protein MGSLWATLKKGNMSSATAALGNTGLAIVKGLAAAYSGSGAMFASAMHSVADAVNQGFVFVGSVLAEKKPTPRFPTGFGRVINLFCMIAVIVVTVMAYETIMEGIHLIKEPAHASHFWINFWILFLAIVVDGYVLIKAMKEIVHETRVDAKGWAIVPAAFRNVGRAAPPTRLVFYEDIVATSGALLALIAVVVTQFSTFALLDGIATMLIGVLMIGVAFKVGYDNMVGLIGVAAPKEIEDRVAKIIFADPDVTDINRLRIVQEGRFYHVECYVELRPGMTLAVADDIKYRIRDSVLTDPDISDVTMGILEDNGIRDWEPTQAIEGT
- a CDS encoding hemolysin family protein translates to MDSVPIVLNLLLVIFLVFLNGFFVAAEFALVKVRQTRLTQLVNEGNKRATYAQKVTQKLDGYLSACQVGITLASLGLGWVGEPAIAHMIVEPLLGSTGLPDYAISAISFGVAFAIITFLHIVLGELAPKSMAIQKAEATSLWVAAPLMFFYKLLYPAIWFLNGTANALMKRLGMEPVSEHEAAHTEEEIRILVNQSHQSGHIDQTELSLVEHVFDFSETLARETMIPRIDMVCLYTSNTFEENLEIIRTQKHTRFPVADEDKDNIIGFVHATDFYLSALQDGRVELAELLRPVLTVPETMEISTVLRLMQKKRSQLAIVIDEYGGTAGLVTMEDILEEIVGDIQDEFDEERPEIEKAENGLSVSGMLTLADLNDHIPFELESEDVDTIGGWLYSQLEEEIAVGASVEWENHLFTVKQMDNHRVTRVLITELPQAEEVAAEELQTVS
- a CDS encoding site-2 protease family protein; this translates as MKKSRSVLLAIGAFLLTNLKWLLGILKFSKFGTTLLSMIISLWAYAVFYGWKFAVALVYLIFVHEMGHVIAAKRKGIATSPAVFIPFAGAFISMKDTPRDASTEAYLAYGGPLAGMIAFLPALPLYWWTHDPYWALVIYLGALLNLFNLMPISPLDGGRIVSVLSTKIWFIGLVGLGVMLFANPGPLMVFIFIIGLITWWSRLREGYLHQVLHYEREHLNGFLNEIEQWPHLESSWNKRVELGQEIDFLEKKEPPKGFLIPFLQDEKRFKRDQLRLDKVYLYRKWELFKQWEREPVMFIDGDPFQPAPSAALQEAEHKAVQRLGEVDEQMHRLTTYYTAPASTKWKVLIAYLALAAVLSGFFVYGQHLLGR
- a CDS encoding iron-sulfur cluster biosynthesis family protein, whose amino-acid sequence is MSITLTIEPAFALAYRRYAEFQPGDVLRLYVRTSGPGTGGMFYAIEKDEVMQDDAVFEVEGLRFVIRSTDFWYFDGGKLSYNPSYGEYGFSFSNPRLED
- a CDS encoding DUF3905 domain-containing protein; this translates as MDKDKRESKETENIAIDGTLPHQISAPDFKNSSRSIQKPFVNEFGVVIGDSLYDSQESPLNNWSTETDPNIMAGDQWVHPTNDIGWNTIENRELLEDKPPNRARFMHPTLDVSKGKD